A part of Brassica rapa cultivar Chiifu-401-42 chromosome A05, CAAS_Brap_v3.01, whole genome shotgun sequence genomic DNA contains:
- the LOC103870304 gene encoding myosin-binding protein 7: MESPSTKDLIQCCDCGCHSSPRSFHRSVKRRHDELLDHDESNNPKVHIENECELLRETVTSQQQSIQELYEELEKERNAAASAADESMNVMQRLQNEKAELQMELRQYKLYVGEKMEHDLQEMVALEELVNQREQTIMALTCEAQAYKHRMMSYGLTEGEAEGDKSGYNSSDGYDDLTAYEYPPLKCNVVENHDPLGGDVYVADDGKYPPVVSPLKSLDQRISEMETNPGFAELDGGFSGGVKEKMVVGGQSPRPQRHFRRMSTKEVRPDAYVESPKKVANVSSYTENVNAKDDSSDIGDDRVYTIDSVTEQKVEAETSDGMDLGDPDITKLYMRLQALEADRESMKQALVSMRTEKAQMVLLKEIAQHLSKEVVPQRRLPLRKASTGGPLPFTPVFKWISSFVSWRRKARRSKYMYGMSANNMGLQMLLEKVPRSRKWRCLRSTQV; encoded by the exons ATGGAGTCTCCTTCCACCAAAGATCTAATCCAATGCTGCGACTGTGGATGCCACTCCTCTCCACGCTCCTTCCACCGCTCCGTGAAACGCAGACACGACGAGCTGCTTGACCACGACGAATCCAACAACCCCAAAGTCCACATCGAGAACGAATGCGAGCTCCTCCGAGAAACCGTCACCAGCCAGCAGCAATCCATCCAGGAGCTCTACGAGGAGCTCGAGAAGGAGAGGAACGCTGCAGCTTCGGCTGCGGACGAGTCCATGAACGTGATGCAGAGGCTGCAGAACGAGAAGGCAGAGCTTCAGATGGAGCTGAGGCAGTACAAGCTCTACGTTGGGGAGAAGATGGAGCACGATTTGCAGGAGATGGTGGCGTTGGAGGAGTTGGTGAATCAGAGGGAGCAGACTATAATGGCGTTGACGTGTGAGGCTCAGGCTTATAAGCATAGGATGATGAGTTATGGGTTAACGGAGGGTGAGGCTGAAGGGGACAAGAGTGGTTATAACTCGAGTGATGGTTATGATGATCTTACTGCTTATGAGTATCCTCCTTTGAAGTGTAATGTGGTTGAGAATCATGATCCTCTGGGGGGTGATGTATATGTTGCTGATGATGGGAAGTATCCGCCTGTTGTTTCGCCTTTGAAGAGTTTGGATCAGAGGATCAGCGAGATGGAGACTAATCCTGGCTTTGCTGAGCTGGATGGTGGTTTCTCCGGTGGTGTTAAGGAGAAGATGGTGGTTGGTGGTCAGAGTCCAAGGCCTCAACGACATTTTAGGAGGATGTCTACTAAAGAAGTTAGGCCTGATGCTTATGTTGAGTCTCCTAAGAAAGTGGCTAATGTCTCCTCATATACAGAGAATGTTAATGCTAAAGATGATTCATCTGATATAGGAGATGATAGAGTTTACACCATTGATTCTGTAACTGAGCAGAAGGTTGAGGCGGAGACTTCTGATGGTATGGATCTTGGTGATCCTGATATAACGAAGCTGTACATGAGGCTTCAAGCACTGGAAGCTGACAGGGAATCGATGAAGCAGGCGCTTGTTTCTATGAGGACTGAGAAGGCTCAGATGGTGCTGTTGAAAGAGATTGCTCAACATTTGTCAAAGGAGGTTGTGCCTCAACGAAGGTTGCCTCTGAGGAAAGCATCCACTGGTGGGCCATTGCCTTTCACGCCAGTCTTTAAG TGGATCTCTTCTTTTGTTTCCTGGAGAAGAAAGGCTCGTAGAAGCAA GTATATGTATGGGATGTCAGCAAACAACATGGGACTGCAAATGCTTCTAGAAAAGGTCCCTAGATCAAGGAAATGGCGATGCCTCAGGAGCACGCAAGTGTGA